ACCCAGGTGGAGGCACGGGCTTCATATCTACAGGCTTACTCCCAATCAATTGCCCCCAACGCCTCAGCAAACTGGTAACGCCTAATTCTAGCACGAAATGCACGGAAATTTCGTGAGAATCGCTGTTTTATCACAAAAAAAATCGCCCACATGAACCAAAAGCTGTTGACGACAAGCAGGAACACAAGTCTGAAGCCTTTGCAAGTATTGGAGAGAGAGAGCGAGAGAAAATGCAGTCTCACCCCGACGGTGGCCGTGTCGAGGTAGGACACGCTGATCTCGAGTGAGACCCCGCTCAAGCCTAGACCGCTCAAGCCTAGCTCGCTCAAGCCTACCTCGCTCAGGCCTACCACGCTAGTGAAGATCGCAGCAGACCCCAGCTGGTCGGCGAGCGTTGCCGTGACGCCGCTGAGGAGGTACCCCTGGGAGTTCTGCAATTGCACATCGCAAACCAATTCGAACCAAACACCACACACCGTCAGTCACCATCTCGAATTCGAAGGGTTTGGGGAAGCTAAATGTTTCAACAGGGGGCGAGAGAGTTGGCTGGCTTACGGCGTGGCGGGGGGTGACCACGAAggagaagaggacgcggccgtgctCGGCGGCGTCGAGGCGGACGCCGCTGATGACGAAGGAATCGTACGGGGTGGATCCCGATATGTCCTCGGGGGACGCGGTGGGCTCGAGTGTCCGCCGCACCGCCTCTGGGTccatggcgcggcggcggcgctgcggccgGCGAGGAGGTCGGTGTTGGATCGACGGTGAAGTGGGCAAGTACCTTGCTGGTTGGTTGGTTGGTTTGGCGGGGCACGCAACTCCCACCCGAAGCCCAATGACAAGTGGAGGCGGGTGGTTGTAGTTTTTATGATTTTATTAAGATATTTTGTATGTTTATGATTATTAATAATAGATTTTTGATACTTTTTCAGAAAAAAACCTGATGAGCATCCTAAATTCCTAATCCTCTCGGTCGATTAATGCCAGAAAACAATAGGTCTCAATGCACACACATTTTACATCTTAGCCAAAAATATAGTTGTATGTTTTGTAAAATCTCGACAAAAGTCAGGCACATAACCACATAAGTATTGAGTTGATACTTGACCGCATTATTTTTTGTCAAATAATACCATCATTTCTTATGTTTTTAAAACGAGAAAGCAAAATTTTAGACTAAGTTTTTTTTAGCTCAGTTTTAGAAGTTGGTCCTACGATCTCAGTTTGACGTAAGTTGTTGGTACATTGCAAGAGTTTTCCCGAATAGAAATGATCCAACTAAGAATTTTTTTTGTTCAAACCATGCAGAAGAATTTCATGTGAATATATTAAGAAATAGAATGCCAAGAAAGGCACAGGTTCACAACGACGGGCGTAAAAGCCCACGAGTACAAGGAAGAAGGAAACACGACCTACAACAACCTATCACTGAACGATCTACAACATGATTTAGTTATAAGCAAATAACAGAGAATGAAAGGAAAAGTATTTGTTGGTAAAAGTCTATGTAGCTGGCAGAATGAATCACCCAGGACTAGATGATTCCCATAGCTTTGCTTCGGCTTTGATTTGTTCGATGATAATTTGAATGATTTTCGAAGACACAGACATTCCTCTCACGCCATATCGACCAAGTGGTGAGCATAACCAATGATTCAAAACTTGCCT
This region of Lolium perenne isolate Kyuss_39 chromosome 2, Kyuss_2.0, whole genome shotgun sequence genomic DNA includes:
- the LOC127334902 gene encoding uncharacterized protein is translated as MDPEAVRRTLEPTASPEDISGSTPYDSFVISGVRLDAAEHGRVLFSFVVTPRHANSQGYLLSGVTATLADQLGSAAIFTSVVGLSEVGLSELGLSGLGLSGVSLEISVSYLDTATVGDEIEVEVKLLRAGKSVGVVSVDFRKKKTGKLIAQARHTKYLAVSSKL